DNA from Lagenorhynchus albirostris chromosome 15, mLagAlb1.1, whole genome shotgun sequence:
TTGCAGAGCCAGGCAATTTCCTGGATATGCCCCTTTCACCTGGTACACCCCCCAGGACACTCACAGGGTCTAAAGGACTGATTTGGGGGGCCCAGCTCAGGATCCACTGAGGCCCACTGACTCACCCCAGTGCAGCAGTGGAGAAGAGAgcccggggggtggggtgggggtgtgggcgCCTGCACTCCGATGTGCTTCCTTCCCATGGAGAATGCCCCTAGTGCCCAGTCCTGGTAGTCGTCCAGCCCTGAGCCCCCGACTGAGAGCAGTGTCCTTTCTTCCCTGGGCCCAAGTGTCATCCTCAGAAAATGCGATGGCAGGTTCCCTGACTCAGTGTGTCATGCTTTTAGCACAGCTGGTGGCACAGTATGAGCTCTGTAAGAGGCAGTCctccttattttattattaggaAAAATGAGGGCCTGGgctaaaagtggaaacaacccagatgttcatcaacagatgagtgtacaaaatgtgatctatctatccataaaatggaatgttatccgtccataaaaagcaacgaagtgtcaatacatgctacaacatggataaacctcggaaacgtgctaagtgaaagaaaccagacacaaaagaccatatattgcATGATTCTAttcacatgaaatgtccagaatacgCAGatgcacagagacagaaagactgGTAatggccaggggctggagggcaggggttATGGACTGACGgctaatggggacagagtttctatttgggacgatgaaaacgttctggaacTGGACAGTGGTAATGGCTGCACACACTCTGAATGTAATTAAagacactgaattgtacaccttaaaatagctaagacagtaaattttatgttacatgaatttcaacgcaatttaaaaaaacaaaaggatgtATAGTGATGCCTGGCACAGCATGAGTGCTGCATAGGTATTAGCTATTATTTTGGGATATATCCTAGGCACCCATTATAAATGCTCATTGTCAGAAAGGGGCGTCTGTTATGAACCAGGCACAACCTTGGAAAGAAGAAATTGTTACCTTCCTTATATtccataaatgagaaaatagactCAGAAAGGTGTCATAATAGACTCGGGAGGGAGGTAGAATAAGCTGATGTTCAATGCCAAAATCCACGCTAAAATTCAGGGCAACCTAATATTAATGATACATACTAAATATTAGTTTCCATAGAGTAAACCTTCAAAAATACGGGCCTCAGGGTCCAGGGCGATTAGGAAGGCCCCAGGTCGGAGCAGACGCTCCGTGGAGCGCTCCGGGCCCCTGGGGCCAGATTCTGCGACCGGAGGCACGGCGAACCCAGGATGCCAAGGGGACCGCGGGCCGATACGCGCAGGCGCAACCCGGACTTCATCAAGGCTCCGAGCGCGCGGCCGGGCGGGCTCCACGATGGTGCTGGAGGCGGCGGACCGGGCTGCGGTGCGCGCGCTGTGGCTGAAGCTGGGTAGTAACGTCGGCGTCTACACGACCGAGGCCCTGGAGAGGTGCGCACAGGCCCCGGGCTCCCCTGCCTTCAGCCCGCTCGGGAAAgcgtcctccttcctccccagcctgACTCGCCGTTCCTCCCGCAGGACCTTCCTGGCCTTCCCTTCCACCAAGACCTACTTCCTCCACCTGGACCTGAGCCCCGGCTCCGCCCAGGTCAGAGCGCACGGCCAGAAAGTGGCCGACGCGCTGACCCTCGCCGTGGACCACCTGGACGACCTGCCCAGCGCCCTGTCGGCTCTGCGTGAGCTGCACGCGCATAAGCTGCGCGTGGACCCCGTCAAGTTCCAGGTGAGCTCGCCGGCGGGGTCTGACCCCTGTCGCCGGGGGAGGGGGCTCCCGTCAGGGAAGGGGGGGTGCACCCGCGTGGAAACGACTCCCTCTCCGCAGCTGCTGGTCCACTGCCTGCTGGTGACCCTCGCCCGGCACTACCCCGGAGACTTCAGCCCCTCCCTGCAGGCCTCGCTCAACAAGTTTCTGAGCCACGTGATCTCGGCGCTGGCCCCCAACTGTCACTAAATTGAAAGGGTGGTCGCGTGGGGCTTGTGTTTGAGTAAAGTCCGCGGACAAAGCCTCGGGTGCGCGAGTGTTCTCTCTAGGGGAGCGCGCCCTGGGCCTGACAGGGGGCGGGGGCGCCCCTCCTAAATGAAGTAGGGGTCTGAGGAAGCCCGAGTCTCACACTACCAATTGTCAGATCCCAGCAGGACGCCCCCCGAACCCCGGCAGCCTGAGGCAAGTCTGGACAGCGGGTCCCAAATCCCAAGTGGTAAACCCCGACTAGCCATGCCCTTGGGCGCGACCACTTAGCGGTGCAGACCCGGGGCTTCGGCCACTCGGGAAGGGGTGGCAGGTGGCGGTCATGGTCGCAAGCTGCGAGGCCGGACCCTCCTCCGGGCTGCCCACTTCGGACACCTCAGATCCACCTAGAAGCGCGCGGCACAGCCTGGGAGAAAATTAGGGACCGGCGCCCCTGCCGGCGCGGACCGGAACTGCTCCGGTAGCCTTGGGGTCAAAGGCACCTTTGCCAGACTCTGGACCTGGTGGAAGGAGGTGGCTCCTGCAGCGGACAGGGCGGACCAGGGAGCCGGCAGAGAGCGCTGCCCACATGCCACACTTCTCAGGAAGCAGACCTCAGAGcgtcttcctttaaaaaattcgGAGAACTACTCACTTGCTGCACCTGCCTGTGTATCCCAGTGGGCTCAGCACATCCATTATTCCTTCACTCCCCACTTGACACATGGGGAAACTGTGTGAACAATGGAGGGCATGGGAGTCCCATCCAAGAGTACATGTGTGACATGCACAGACAGAAGTCCCCTCTTATCCTGAGGGATatattccaagacccccagtggatgcctgaaacctcaGTACTGAACCCGAAGCATGCTATGTTTTGTCCCATATGTACACACCTTtagtaaatttaatttataattaggTACAGTAAGAGAGTAACAGCAATAACTAATAAGACAACGACAACAATGTACTGTAATAAAAgctatgtgaatgtggtctctctctttcAAAATATCTTGCCGTGCAAATTTGATACCTTTTCCATCTCAATACCAGAGCAGTTACCACACACTGCAgctgtaacttttgcagtttgaagtGCGACAGCAAAACAgcatgaatttttttccttcttcacaatttcagaGATAGAAGATTCGTTCTTACCATAGATCTTCGCAACCTCAGCAtacgatttttttctttccttattgtcTGGAACTTTTAGCTTTTATAAAAAAGTTAAttagtttttggctgtgttggctctttgttgctgtgtgcgggctttctctagttgcagagagcgggggctactcttcgttgcgttacacaggcttctcattgcggtggcttctcttgttgtggagcacaggctctaagcatgcgggcttcagtagttgtggcgcgcaggctcagtagttgtggcgcgcaggctcagtagctgtagcgtgcacaggcttagctgctctgcagcatgtgggatcttccccgccCAGGGCTAGAaaccgtgtccccagcattggcaggcagattcttaaccactgcgccaccagggaagccctagcttttCATTTAAAGGAAGCACTTGAGGTCTTCTCTTTGGCACATCACTCCTCTTGTGCTTTgaggccattattaagtaaaataagggtcactttgaacacaagcactgagatGCTGGGACAGTCCATCTGATAACAGAGAGGGCTATTCAGTGACAAATGGGTGGTACacactggacaaagggatggTTCACAGCCCAGGCGAGATGCAGTGCGACACCCGGAGATTTCATCACAATACTagaatgcacattttaaaacttatgaattgtttatttctggaattttccatttaacatttttgGACTTGGGTGGACTGTGGATAACTGAAAGCATGGAAAGTGAAACAGTGGATAAGAAGggaatagagggcttccctggcagcaaagtgattaagaatccacctgccaatgcaggggacacgggttgtttgagccctggtctgggaagatcccacatgcctcggagcaactaagcccgtgtgccacaactactgagcctgcgcgctagagcccacgaaccacaactactgagtccacgtgccacaactactgaagcccgcacacctagagcccatgctccgcaacaagaagccgccacaatgagaagcccgcgcactgcaacaaagagtagcccctgctcactgcaactagagaaagcccgtgtgcagcaaggaagatccaacacagcaaaaaaataattaaaaaaaaaaataaaaagggaatagacataccacacacacacacaggtgcaaACACCCACAGGCAGAACAGCCCCACAGAGACATATGACAAGGTAGCATGTAATGTAAGTCTTCCAGGTCCTTCTAGGCACATTtgcagagattttcttttttttcttttggccgtgcagtacagcatgtgggatattagttcctcaaccagggactgaactcatgcttcctgcagtggaagaacagagtcttaaccactggaccatcagggaagttccTTGGAGAGATTTTCTTAAGAAATGGTATCCTCAAAGTGTCACTGGAAAAAATGAACACACTGGATGATATAAAGAGCAAAAACTTGGTATGGGAGGAAAAGACACCATAAACAGAGTTAAAAGAGgaactgggagaaaaatatttgccacAAATAGCAaagggttattatttttttctttacaagatCCAAATTCTTCTTTCCCACcccctcaacttttttttttttttttaaacaccagtcaacccaatagaaaaataagcCAAAGGACAAACAGGCAACTCATAGTATACCAATGACCAAGAGACATTTGCAAAGATACAtaaagacatgcaaattaaaatgctCATTAACAAGACACCTGtcatggaaatatttaaaaaggcaAGATCAAATACACTCCTGGTGGAAGTTTTAGTATAACCTCTTGGGAGGGTAATTCAGTTGTATACAGTTGTGGgctggtaaatatttaaataactggCACTCAGAAAGAACGGAATGGGAACTGATTTGTAGCATATGCCAATTTCCGTGATGTAACTACTGCCATCATGGTTGATTCAGGCTATCAAACAGGTTATCACTGAATGGGAAATTAGAAAGAgatatatagggacttccctggcggaccagtggttaaaactttgtgcttccactgcagcggggtgccggttcaatccctggtcaaggaagtaagatcccacatgctgcatggcttggcaaaaaaaaaaaaaaaagagtgattcggtttcacctttaaaaaaaaaaaaaaaaggaagatgtatAGTAACTGCCATTGTGTCATATTTCCACTGTCCAGATACAAGAGATGTAAACATAGATGACAGTAAACTGTAGTAACATAATTAGGAAGTAATTGGCTTTCAGTATTTATTACCTGTTTTTCACATGACCTATTTAGTTGTAAATTactataacttaatttttaatagtggTTGTGTTTAACAACAAGCTCTCAAAATTCCTACAACTTAACCTGAGCCAATACAAGCAggttccagcacaccactggctgtatcctttatttatttttttaaaaatattaaatttcttttggacttccctggtggcacagtggttaagaatccgactgccaatgcaggggacacgggttcaagccctggtctgggaagatcgcacatgctgcagagcaactaagcccatgcgccacaactactgagcctgtgctctagaggccgcgagccatAACTGTTGAACCCATGTGCCGCTACTGAAGGCCATGCGCCTAGAGTTCATGCCCcacaaaaaagagaagccaccgcaatgaaaagcccgcacactgcaacagagagtagcccccactcaccacaactggagaaagcccacgcgcagcaacaaagacccaacacagccaaaaataaaataaaaaataataaatttacaaaaaatatatattaaatttcttttatttctttacctaggaataaatctacatcAAATATCagtatatagggacttccctggtggttcagtggtaaagaatccaccttccaatgcaggggacacaggtttgatccctgggcggggaactaagatcccacatgccatggggcaactaagtccacacgctgcaactaccgAGCTCGCATGCGCCtcaattagagaagagaaaaccctcacagcactagagagaagcctgtgcactacaataaaagatcccgcatgcctcaatgaagatcctgtgtgccacaactaagacctgacacagaaaaaaaaaaatcagtatgtaATTTATCATTATCACAAAAAGTTATTCTGGAATAAGAGGGAAAGACAATCTCAAAATTCACCCATCATCAGGATGTTCCAATGACCAAATCAACCTCATGTTCACCTTGTTCATCTACAGAACTCATTAATATAACCAAATTTGCCTCacaactacatatatatatacatattttggtAGGCCCTTCttagttatctatctatctatatttatttatttttggctgtattgggtttttgctgctgtgcacgggctttctctagttgtggcaagcaggggctactcttcgctgcagtgcacgggcttctcattgtggtggcttctcctgttgtggggcacgggctctaggtgtgcaggcttcagtatttgtggcactcgggctctggagcacaggctcagtagttgtggcacacgggcttagttgctccacggcatgtgggatcttcccggaccaggggttgatgccgtgtcccctgcaatggcaggtggattcttttttttttttttttgtggaccattttttttagtctttattgaatttgttacaatattgcatctgttttatgttttggttttttggccacgaggcatgtgggatcttaggtccctgaccaggcatcgaatccacaccccctgcattggaagacaaagtcttaaccactggaccaccacggaagtcccggttatttattttaaatacagcagtgtgtacatgtcaatcccaaactcccaatctatccccccACCACCAACCTTACCACTGGTAACcatgttctctaagtctgtgagtctgcttctgttttgtaagtttatttgtatcattttaagaTTCCGcacataagcgatatcatatgacatttgtctttctctgtctgatttacttcacttagtacgataacctccaggtccatccatgttgttgctaatggcattatttcattctttttaatggctgagtaatattccattgtatataggtaccacatcttctttaaccattcatcttttgatggacatttaggatgcttccatgtcttggctattgtgaattgtgctgctatgaacactggggtacatgtatacTTTCGAACCAAGtgtttctccagatatatgcccaggagtgggactgctggatcatatggtagctctacttttagtttttcaaggaacctccatagcggctgcaccatcttacattcccaccaacagtgtaaagttcccttctctccacaccctctccaggatttactgtttgtagattttttggtgatggccattctgactggtgtgaagtgatatctcattgtagttttcatttgcatttctacaaTAATTAGCGattttgaacaccttttcatgtgcctcttggccatctgtatggccaagagaaatgtctattt
Protein-coding regions in this window:
- the HBQ1 gene encoding hemoglobin subunit theta-1 is translated as MVLEAADRAAVRALWLKLGSNVGVYTTEALERTFLAFPSTKTYFLHLDLSPGSAQVRAHGQKVADALTLAVDHLDDLPSALSALRELHAHKLRVDPVKFQLLVHCLLVTLARHYPGDFSPSLQASLNKFLSHVISALAPNCH